CGCAATTGTCGCACAAATAGATATGTTTAGTTTTCTTTAATGTTATTCCCAAAATTATGATATataatttccaattttttaaagGACTTTTGTGAGTGAATCATATGACTGGACTTTTCTGGTTATTAGTACTCCTATCAAATCTAGGCCTGGAGGAATAACTTTTTATTGGTTCGTCTGTGTTCTCTCTTATGGAATGTTGCAGTTTGGCTAatgttagtatatatatttttataacttAGATGTCTGAGTCTGTTTACGCGCATCTCGATTGATTCTGTAACAACTTGTTCCAGTTCACATATTAACCCTGAGTCTATtcacgtggctcaaaagttATAACTCAAGCTCATAGTGGCTAATATTTTCATAAGACGTGAGATTTTTCAATATCAGCTTACAAATGGAGGAAATAAGACGACCATAAAGGGATGGCACTAGACCATTCCTCATTCTTTCCacctaaaagcatctccaatccatcatCATTCATTCCTTCATCTTTATATTTTGATCCTCGAAATGTGTTTATTCCAACCCATctttcaaaacacttttttgtCTCCATTCCTTCAAATGTGGGAGAAAAACCTTGTTCCATCCTCCAAATAGAGGATGAAAGCACAATTGCTCTCAAATAGAGGATGGGTTGAGTACTATTTTCTTTCAAAGTGGAGGATTGGAATTTTTGGGGGCAGAGGAAGTAAATAATGAAAGAAAGAATGTTTTTGGAGATGTGGCTTTGCCCTATAGAGCTCATGCTGTACTGTACTGTAACTTTACCAAAAAAGCTTGTTAGTGAAAGAATACAATTCTAATTAtgtttcttttgtgtttttttaaacAATAACATAGAGCGTCCTTTTATAGGACTATATGGATGAAGCTAGAGAATGAATCACAATTCTCAAGAGAGCTTTACATATCCATGTGTGATAAAACTAAATATGATCATGTATCTAACTAAAGATACATGCACCCCAAAGTTTTAGGGAAATTATGGATTACGAGTTTGAACAGGATTGAttccaaaacactttttggaGGATGTGctataattgatttttttcccctccgAAATGGAGGAAAGGAGGAAATTTTGAAGGAATAGATCGAGTATAGGTTGGAATGGAGATACTCTAACAAGGGTTATCTTGGCACATCTCATTGGCATAAAGTTTTCAGATATCAGGTGCAAATTATACACTCCTGCAATTCACAATTTGGCATAATACATGTCAGAAGCGTCTTCTGGAGCCTGGACCGATACATAGAGATTTTGTTCCTTGTGCAGAGTTGTTTTTTAGTTTCTTGCTAATCGTAAGTATAAACTGAATCAACGGTTAGTGTTGTTAAGATCCCACGTGATTGTCCCTTGGAAATGAAGACAGCTCACatgatgattttttatttttttatactcaAAAGGGTGGAAGGAGGCGACCAACATAGCAACTTTCTACCCGCCAGTGGAATGTCCGGTTCGAGCCGTAACTGCTGTCCGTAAGGATAGACCGTCACCACGGCACCACAGGATGGCTTAGATTCCACTCTTGTCATTGAAGAGACTTGAACCTGAGTCTCCACTAGGGAGTGTGGTGAGCTAAGCCATATAGGGTACCACCATCggtggtttgatttttttttttatcaagccGAAATTTAGCTCACATGATGATTGCCCGATTATAAATAACCAAGACAAATACTAGTATATATAAACATTTTAGgtgcttgtttttcttttcgatCACCTCCTTAAGCTGCGATCTgctatgggtttttttttggcattttttgggcttttttcgtttttgttcttattcaaattctttccacgtttgttagttttgtgccaaatttttgtgaattattggtttgtctcgaagaaagaaatcggaaaagtaaaaaattatgacttttatccaaatatttttgaaaatattcaagatataGCCCCAAAAAATCggctttaaaaaaatatttgggtagtcatattttttacttttctgattcatctggagatgaatcaataattcatgaaaattaaactcaaaactaacaaacacaaaaaaaaaaaattaaataaggacaaaagcccaaaaaaaattcaaagatctaaacggaacggggcctaatagaCTATAAATTCTTATTTAGGGTGTTGGTAGAGCTCGTCATGAGTTCTACCCTGGTATGTAGTCTAGCCTATACTAATTGTTCCATAGGATTTTATATGCATAATCTATtcccaaaagaaattaaaattaaggTAAGTATGATAATGATGTATGTTGAGCTGTCTTTTTCTGTCTAGTCTTACAATTTAATCAATCAAACTAatcccttgtttttttgttaattggtGTTTGAAGATTTTGAGCAAACTTTTTTATGAGTTGACTTTAAGAAAGCACTTTGATCACAGGAAGGCAATAGTGCCGAGGGTtgaaagcaaataaaaaaagaagtaaaaagagatcgaagaagaagaagaagaaaaacccaaaattaACTTACATTGAAGACGAGGAAGATCTAGAGGATGGTTTTTGCTtgtaaacaaattattttttgtgtcTACATTTGCACTTGATTTGAGGCACACTCATTTTGCGTCTACATTTTCACTCcggaaaaaaaacaattaaccCAAACAATTTTCGAGAAATAATTTCACACTCCACTTTCGTTAAACACGTTTGAGGACTTGTCAAAGAATTCTTCCATTGTGCAAAAGTGCATCAAAAATGAATCTTTAGAACCATAACTTTTCAATGTGTAGAAAGATAACAAAAGAACGATCAACGCTTGGTATTAACTAGCGTTAATAAAAATTACTAATACGCTTTGAAAATACTCCTCCACTCATGACTCATTTTTGCAAGAGCTGAAAAAGTGTGAATAAAGTCCAAAAAGAGCCCATTTTCCTAACAAGTAGCCACTTTGACACTATTCATGCTCTTTTTTATATTGTCATATGTATTTACcttattcttcttttattagTTTGCTCTTTCATATATTAATAAAATAACATAGTCATCTCCGTGgctgcagttcaaaaaaaaaaaaaatctccatggctattaggcttttttttttttgattgatttaTATTGTTATCAATGGAAATATAATCTTTTATTAAATAACCAATAATATAAAAACTTacatgaacaaaaaataaaaaatgcgaATATtaaaaagatgagaaaaatcAAGTCCATTTCTTCTTGATCTGGCTTGCACTGGATAGTGGATTGCTGTTGACATCGAcacatatgagagagagagagagagagagagagagagagagagagagagagagagagacggagaggTGTGAGAAAGAGAAGTTCCAGCAAGAGAAACTCCATCTTCCCTCTTATCTCTGTCTTGTGTGagttgaaagagagagagagagagagagagagagagagagagagagacagaagaAGCAGAAATGGAGAAGGCTCTGACAAAAGTAGGTAGCATCAAAGCTAGTACATTCTGGGCCTCCATCAAAGCCAAGCAAGAGATCTCCAACATTACCCAGGACCTctctgtaatctctctctctctctctctctctctctctctctctctctctctctcttcatataCATGTTTATGTATAACTACTCTCTACTCATATACAGATACGTGTCTATTTCTTGGCTTTGATGGAATGTGCTTGATTGAAATTGAAACTAACCCAATTGGTGAATGGTGATTGACATTTAATTGGTATATCCAGAGTGTGTATTGCAATGCCAGAACATGATCTGTATAATTGATTTGCCAAACATCGAAGGGATTCAggaaacaaaaattacaaaggGGATTTTGGATTGAGTTTGTCGAAATCAGATGAGATGGAAATAATTAATCTGTATTCCCTAGACtgacttattttattttataattttcctgtgttttttgaaattttatcagaggaaaaaaatgggtagACGTCCTATGTCACATAATGCCCGTGCCGGAGCGCGAGGAAAGCGTCTTTCTAAAACAattcaaactactaaaattcgcgAGAGCGAGAGTTGAGAGTGCAAAGCAAGAGTTGAGAGTTGGAGCGGATGGCAGACTGCGGGTAGAACCCGTTGGATAAATATCTTCCGTACCCCTTTAATAAATCTGGAATTTGATAGGGTTTTCTgcttttttggtcattttgttTCTCACAATTTGCATGGAATTACTGATCCATTATAAATTAGTTGCTGCATTTCATTCCAGTGTTCATCAGATTAGCCAAATTGACTGATTCAGCTAAGTGTTTTCCTCCCTTAGAGTGGTCCCCCAGATTATTGAATCTCAATTCCCAttatttgcattttgttttttccctaCATTTTCGTTCCATCTATTTCTGTTGGAACTGAGAAAGAAAGTTGTTGATCGTGAGATTGATATAATTCTCATCTTTATCTTTTACCTGCCGGCTATAGcttcaaaaaatttcagattttcTTCTTGTCCAGTGTGAAAGTTTATAGTTTATGTCACTTGTGTTGGGGTTTTCCCCAAGTTTAATGCtgtagagaaagaaaaacaaattgatggtTTGCTGGGTGTTGGCTGAGATAATTAAATGCCTCAAGGGAATTCTCTAGAGTGGTAAGCCGGTTGTGCTTTGTTCCAAGGATCATTTGTGGTTGGGCTCCAGAAGCATCTCGGCTGCTCAAGAGTTTTTTTGTGCTCCTTTTTTGCTTAGTGCAAATGTCTGTCTATTTATGGGATTTGTGCGTGCTATGTGTGTGTGAAAGGAAAAACTTATGAGTGGGTTTGAGTTATAGAAAAACATTGAGGAAAAGGGGTGTGGGAAAAATACCAAGCGGGAGTGTATTTGTATCTCACCATTGTACTCTTCATTTTTATAGCGGAttactctccctccctctctcgtGGAGTAGGCACTGAGGCCGAGCCACGTATATTCTCGTGTTCCTTCTTTTCTTGTGGTGTGATATTTCCCCTTTTGTGTGCTATATTGTGGGTGGGAGCAGAAATTTCCCAACAAGTTGGCCGATCATATCCAAAAGAAAAGCTTGAGCTTATGTCGTTGATCATATACTCAAAAGTTTTATGCGCCATTTGGCCCTCCAGGGAACCACAAATACGTAAGTGTAGAAACGTTGGATTCAACCCAAAAACTTGTGCCATTAGCCTATTAGATGGAAAAGTTGTATGTGAAGTATCATTCATTCTCTGCCCAAACAATATGAGATCACATACTCTTAACAATCCAGAGGGTGGTTTCACATTTCAAgatttttcgttttcttcgaGTTTTGTGGCGAATAAGTGGAGCCTTCAGTCAATATCTATCAGTTCAATTTCAACAAGTGATTTAGCATTTTGCTTCATGTTGTATGGCCATGGTAGTTAGGTCCTCTTTTATATTTTGTCAACCAGTTCGGATTGCTCCACCTAAGTAGAACGAGTGACCTTATCGAATTCTTTTTGGGGCATCATTAAGTTAGCATTAACTCGTAACTGAAAGATCTTAGTTGTACTGTACATCTCCTTCAAATTGATGACTTCCCTTACAGGGGTCTTTCTTTTTGAGCATATACTTGTTTTATGTATTGTCCAATAGGAAACCCAACAGCCGATATTTAGAACCCTACGTTCTAGTTTGGTGTTCTTGTATTGTCCGCTTGCAGCTATTTTTTATGCCTTCAATCTTATATGCATTTTCAGAATTGTAATGTGGATTTCAAACTTTGAAAAACCTGTATTGCTAGTAAAAACCTGAAATACATCTCTTCTTTCCTGTGGCATGTATTTTATTAGAGTTCTTAGAGAGGAAAACTAGGACAAGTCAAAAAGGACTTGGAAATAGATCATCAGATAACTGCTAAATGAGTCCCAATATAGCATTCTGTTACAACTTTTTGATCGATCGATTGTTTATCAAACTAGACATTGCTATGAGTAAAGCTGATGATCGCTATGTTGGAAACCGAATATTATGTGCCAGGCATGTCCTCATTGATGAACTTTAACAACTATTTTGACTCTTTAGTCCTAACTATTGAGTGTGTTCACGGTTTCAGACCTTCTCAAGCACTGTTGAAGATAAAGCGAAATGGATATTCAACAAGCTGAAAGGTATAGAATTAATTTAAATCCACACAATTATTGTTGGAAGCTGGTAATAATTCATGTGCTAGCTTCTTTTTGTATGATTTATGAGTGCTTAACTGTTGGCTGATAAATTTGTATCCCTACACAAAATTTCACAATATAAATGCGTCTTTCCATTGTAGGATTAGTTTTTTGAGGTTTTCCAGAGAGGTGGGTACAACAAGGCACTTAAATAGGAAGAAAAACTCTGTTATGGGGCCAGTCCATACGGGGCGTTGCCATGGCTTCAATCGGGGGGGTCTTCGCTAGTAGACATTAGGATTGGTCCTAcaagattagtcgagatgcgttTACGGTGGCCCGGACACCCGAGTTATCAAAAAGTAGGAATCAAAACTGTGCATTGTGCTTTGAATGTTCCTGCTATATTCccccacttaattttttttacccctTCATTTTATGTGGTCACTCTGGGTGTGCATGAGCCAAATTTTGATTTCATTGTAGAAGTCTAATATCTTCTACAGCACAAAACTAAGATAATGAACTAGGAGCATAGAAGCACATATTTAGAAAGAGACGAAAGAATTAGTTAGCAGTTGCTGACTGCAAAGTTGGACTCATCTCCAATTTCGAAAGAGAACTAAATCTGGCTAACCTGTGAATGGTACTGGCTAACCTGTGAATGGTACCGAACTTATTTGGATATAGGTTAGATGCCTTTGAATTGATACTTTTCCTTTCTCACATTTTATCCCCCTTACACTTCTTCTCTGTATCTCTGTTACATGACTCTTGGAAATGTAGGAAGTACCCGTCTCGGATACTCATGCTTGGGTAAGGGTATAAGATACGCATCTTACTTTTTTAGTTGGACACCTCACCCAGGAAACATATTACTAGTAATAGTCAAGTTTAATACTTAACAGTGCATAACACCGtcgacacctgagttatcaaagcACCGTAACACGTCATAAACCACAGTTTACCTGTTATTAGTGAAGAAATGAATTAAGTTTAGGAGATATAAAGATTCGGCATTGTCCCCTTGTCATTGACATGATAAATCCAACAATTCGTCACATACCTGTATTAAAGTCCCTGTACCATATCATACCTCATTTGTCTTTGTGCCCTAAGAGGATAGAAGCCCTTTGACTCTTTTGATTTGGGCAACGTATATGGTGAAAGTATGAGCAACATAGAGCGCGCTTGTAGatgagtggaaaaaaaaaactcccgtTATTTGGGAAAGTATTTTCTGTGATAGTTACTGCTTTCGTACATAGCATCCGCACGTACTTCGAATTGTTATATTGCAATTTCTTGGAAGTAATCGATAGATTCTGCTCTGCATGGTAACCAGGTGTAGGAAGGTTATGCATTAATTTCTTGGTTTTTCATAGGCAAGCCATCAAAAGCGTTGCCAGATCTCCTCCGCGAGTACAACCTTCCTCCGGGCCTTTTCCCTCAAAACATTACATGTTACGAATTCGACGCCGTAAATGGCAAGCTCATTGTGTACTCGCCCTCCCCCTGTGAGGCCAGCTTCAAGGATTCTTCCATTTTAAGGTACGCTCCTCGTGTCAAGGGGACACTATCAAGGGGAAAGCTCACCGGAATAGAAGGAATGAAGACCAAGGCCCTTGTATGGGTTAAAGTCACTGGTGTGGTCGTCGAGAGCTACAAGTCTGACAAAGTTTTGTTCATTGCGGGTGTAAAGAAATCGAGGCCTAAAGATGCTTATGAAATCGCTCGCAATGCTGTCAAAGTAGAAGAGTTTTGATCATCATATAtgttttttcatgttttggtAGTTGGTTACTGTTTTGTGCTTCACAGAATGTTGTATGCATGACCTTATTCTTTGGTACATTCTTTGGTTGTTATATGAAATCTTTCTAAGTCTTTGTAGATTtgttcccataaaaaaaaaagtctttgtACATTTGTGCTTACGACTGTGACTTGTAGTTCTGAATGTCCCACCGGTCACTCGGTAGCACCGGCCGGTTGTCGATCCCTTAGTGTAGGGCTTATGTAGTCGGTTGCATTGTAACTCGAGAAGTCCAGGATCGATCCACTAGGAATGGTTTCTCGTTGGTTTTCCAATGAGAATGGCTTAATGGAATTTACTTGAGGTAGCAAATCATTATGGCGATGGATTTTGTGATATCGAACCAATTTCCTAACTTGAGCTAAAGTTACGATTTGCAAGTAGTATTTTTAGCTAAGAAAGGCCCGGCCTAAGGCTTACCACCCCTAACTTAGGTAGATTCAATATTCTCACGGATTACTCAATTGAGCTACAAGGTCAACATGTTTTCAATTGCAAGATATTTCaatgaaaatcaattttaattCTTAATGGTGCTTGATATGACCAAGGTTTGATTGGAAGTTTGTCACATCAAGATAAAAACTCATAACATAACATACAACTGttatgaaataaaaattaattttatgaaTGTACTTCTAATTCATTCAGAAGTTACGAGTTCAAGACTGGTGTTATGACTTATATGCAAATGTTATGATTTTTGGGACTAGATATCTGATAATGTCGGAAAATACTAATTGAAGTCAATTTTTATGGGCTTCTTTGTGCACGGTATCGGCTCCCAAACCACCATGTTTGTGGCACGATTAATTGGTTTTCCATTGAGAAAGATATGAAAAATGGAAGAGGGGAGTGATTTGTAATGTAGAAGAATAGTGTTTATAGTGTaggatgggggggggggggggggggggggaggggggaattTCATAGATGAatagaggaggagagagagttgtaGCAATCAAAAGATGATGATACAGATGGGAAGTTTGTGACAAAACAGAAAATACTCTCCAAAACACATTGGGACATTCTTGTCTTTACACATTGGGGCATTATTGTCTTACAggatctaatttttttaattggttGTATAAAGTAAATTCTAGGCTTCAAATAgaatttccctttctttccccTTCCTGCGAGTTCAATTTTGTTGGTGAATAATACCCTCTTCCCTATTGGCAAAGAAGAGATAATAGAACAACACTTAATCCAAGTTAATTAGTTTTACTTACAATTCTCTCCCTCCTGGCATAGTTCCACTTAACTTTTAGCTAAATAAGTTGATTTTATCCCTATTTGATTGGTATCCTCTAGATCTACTGgtcatctctctcctctattCCTTCTCGCTTCTCAACCCCATTGAATGTGGGAAAAAAACCCCACTAAAAACTTCTCCCCTTCTTCAATTTAAAACCCACTTGTGAAGGTCTCTTCATCGCTCCTTTGACTTCGTAGAATAGCTTCTAATTTTGCAAAATTGTGCCTAATTCATGGCCCTAGCTAATCTAGATATCGAAATTAAACATCAATTGACTTTCGTGTAAATACAAAACAAAGCCCcttgtctttttattttattatccaGGAAAACTCGAAAAAATCAAGACAAAGTCCCCAATTTCTTAGGGGAAAAACAATTAATAAGCCTAATTAACCTTCAATGTAAACAAAACCCCAATTTTTCATAGAACAAATGAAACTAGACAAAGCCCTAATTGAATGGAGAGAAGAGAACCAATTTGGTCggttatttttctttccaacaAATTTTGTATGTAATTGAAGGATTTGAATGAGGTGAAATTAGGTTTTCCTCTTGACTCAACGGGTTCATTTTGATCGAGTTTAgaattgaaagaaagaaagtgtgTGTGATCCCGCTTAATGTTTTAGAGGTCATGGTGTTAAGTTTTttagttaagttttttttaatgaaattattAAACATAAAAATTAACTTGGGTTGGATTACAGTCATAGCCACCTCACGCTGTGTGGGGCGGACAGGGGTAGTgtgctgcacagctacgtgCTGTGCGGCCGCCGGCGCCGGTCTGACAATCGGAGACGtccacttcgtagagctcgttgaatactacaagtgtaccaaaattaacccaatcaaatatcgttaagtgcctcattggaacacatataattcgaaaagaatggattcagtggttttgatccaatgtttcgtatccattaggattcatttttttccaagttagatgtattccgatgaagtacttaacgatatttgatcgggttAATTTTTGGTACAattgtagtactcgacgagcttaACGTGGTGGATCGTtggaccgatgccggcaaggcagCGCCGGCGGCCGCACAGCATGCTGCACAACACGTAGTTGTGCAACACACTCCCCCTGTCCGTGTGGGGCCTACTCCGAACCCTGCTCGAATGATTCGAGccatttaataatttaaaaaaaattgagtgggcctgtaa
This DNA window, taken from Rhododendron vialii isolate Sample 1 chromosome 8a, ASM3025357v1, encodes the following:
- the LOC131298065 gene encoding uncharacterized protein At5g01610-like, coding for MEKALTKVGSIKASTFWASIKAKQEISNITQDLSTFSSTVEDKAKWIFNKLKGKPSKALPDLLREYNLPPGLFPQNITCYEFDAVNGKLIVYSPSPCEASFKDSSILRYAPRVKGTLSRGKLTGIEGMKTKALVWVKVTGVVVESYKSDKVLFIAGVKKSRPKDAYEIARNAVKVEEF